One window from the genome of Nicotiana tomentosiformis chromosome 5, ASM39032v3, whole genome shotgun sequence encodes:
- the LOC138892649 gene encoding uncharacterized protein: MWALKKLNLEWDVAANLRMAHLNELDVFRYHAYTSSSLYKEKMQYLHDKYIWNKEFKEGDLVLLFNSRLQIFPGKLKSKWSGPFEVVGVTPFGALDLKNKNDEVFRVNGHRVKHYLGKVGDGHIMAVIHFK; the protein is encoded by the coding sequence atgtgggctttaaagaagttgaatcttgagtgggatgtcgctGCCAACTTAAGGATGGCACATTTGAATGAGTTGGATGtgttccggtaccatgcatatacaagttcgtccttatacaaagagaagatgcaatatcttcatgacaagtacatttggaacaaagagtttaaagagggtgatcttgtgttattgttcaattcaaGGTTACAGATATTTCCCGGAAAGTTAAAGTCCAAATGGAGTGGCCCATTTGAGGTAGtgggtgtgacaccctttggtgcattggacttgaagaataaaaatgatgaggtgtttagagtcaatggacACCGAGTGAAGCATTATCTGGGAAAAGTTGGCGATGGCCACATCATGGCggtaattcatttcaagtga
- the LOC138892651 gene encoding uncharacterized protein, giving the protein MLAQIVASQAHRSNVTPTSSSEQGDSGSSRVNRFLQLDPPVFMGTTPEEDTRDFIDEMQKTFRVMCTTEMEEVKLDSYRLKEVANSWFEMWEESREEGSPPARWSEFADSFIDHFLPTDTKAARAAEFDSLCTI; this is encoded by the coding sequence atgttggctcagatagtagCTTCCCAAGCCCATAGATCGAATGTTACACCTACTTCCTCCAGCGAGCAAGGGGATTCTggtagttccagggtgaacaggtttcttcagttggatcctccagtgttcatggGTACTACTCCTGAGGAGGACACCcgagacttcattgatgagatgcaaaAGACTTTCCGAGTTATGTGTACTACTGAGATGGAGGAAGTGAAGTTGGATTCCTACCGCCTAAAAGAGGTGGCaaattcttggtttgagatgtgggaggagtcccgtgaagaggggagccctccggcgaggtggagtgagtttgccgactccttcattgatcatttcttgcctaccgatactaaggcagcccgtgccgctgagtttgataGCCTttgtaccatatga